One Brachybacterium kimchii genomic window carries:
- a CDS encoding glycoside hydrolase family 127 protein codes for MTQQPPPAGPALAAPVRPTPSARVRLHPLTPGAARIDGGFWGLRQQRNRRDALRAGHEQLESSGTLQNFRIAAGAAAGEARGMIFQDSDVYKWLEAVAFELGREDDAELRRLMEKVTATVAAAQQEDGYLNSVHQLRHSREERYTNLAWNHELYCYGHLMQAAVAQSRSAGDDALLQVALRILDHLTLVFGPGGNVGVPGHPEIEMALVELHRETGRSDALDLARSFLERRGHATTSKDPGPGYFSDRVPVREATTVEGHAVRALYLAAGATDLAIEDDDAELLAHERRLFATTLATKTYVTGGMGSRWDWEAFGDPFELGTDRGYAETCAGIAAVQWAWRLLLATGDESFADAIDRLLHNAVLPGVSLAGTEFFYVNSLQLREGAIADEGRSIAHGRRGWFDCACCPPNVMRTLASLDQYVATSDEAGLQLHLYASGRYSTQVDGEDFAIEVATDYPHDGTVRIRVLAAPSAEAGLTLRVPAWADGARLEDPAGADGQDASTPLSPGAHTVRRIFVTGEELVLELPMSARFVTAPHRVDASRGAVALERGPLVYALEQADQEGARTVDDALVDPSAPVREQRIDALDGVVALDVAGWAAPPPSTVSGEGDVPAVTQTWPYRAWSGTASEPTLHTWRAIPYYAWANREIGPMRVWMPLRDRS; via the coding sequence ATGACGCAGCAGCCCCCTCCTGCCGGTCCCGCCCTCGCCGCCCCGGTGCGGCCCACCCCGTCGGCCCGCGTCCGCCTGCATCCCCTCACACCGGGCGCCGCCCGCATCGACGGCGGGTTCTGGGGACTGCGCCAGCAGCGCAACCGGCGCGACGCCCTGCGCGCGGGGCACGAGCAGCTCGAGTCCTCCGGCACCCTGCAGAACTTCCGGATCGCCGCGGGGGCTGCCGCAGGCGAGGCGCGCGGCATGATCTTCCAGGACTCCGACGTCTACAAATGGCTCGAGGCCGTGGCCTTCGAGCTGGGACGTGAGGACGACGCCGAGCTGCGGCGGCTCATGGAGAAGGTCACCGCGACCGTCGCCGCCGCACAGCAGGAGGACGGATACCTGAACAGCGTCCACCAGCTGCGCCACTCCCGCGAGGAGCGGTATACGAACCTCGCGTGGAACCACGAGCTGTACTGCTACGGCCACCTCATGCAAGCCGCCGTCGCCCAGTCCCGCAGCGCCGGCGATGACGCGCTGCTGCAGGTGGCGCTGCGGATCCTGGACCACCTCACCCTCGTGTTCGGGCCCGGCGGGAACGTCGGCGTCCCGGGTCATCCCGAGATCGAGATGGCCCTGGTCGAGCTGCACCGCGAGACCGGTCGGTCCGACGCCCTGGACCTCGCGCGCTCCTTCCTCGAGCGCCGCGGGCACGCCACGACCTCGAAGGATCCGGGCCCGGGCTACTTCTCGGACCGTGTGCCCGTGCGGGAGGCGACGACGGTCGAGGGGCACGCGGTGCGCGCTCTCTACCTCGCCGCCGGGGCGACGGACCTCGCGATCGAGGACGACGACGCCGAGCTCCTCGCCCACGAGCGGCGTCTGTTCGCGACGACGCTCGCCACCAAGACTTACGTGACCGGCGGGATGGGGTCGCGCTGGGACTGGGAGGCCTTCGGCGACCCCTTCGAGCTGGGCACGGACCGCGGGTACGCGGAGACCTGCGCGGGCATCGCCGCGGTCCAGTGGGCGTGGCGGCTGCTGCTCGCCACGGGCGACGAGTCCTTCGCCGATGCGATCGACCGCCTGCTGCACAACGCCGTCCTGCCCGGCGTCTCCCTCGCGGGCACCGAGTTCTTCTACGTGAACTCGCTGCAGCTGCGCGAGGGCGCGATCGCCGACGAGGGCCGCTCGATCGCGCACGGCAGGCGCGGCTGGTTCGACTGCGCCTGCTGCCCGCCGAACGTCATGCGCACCCTGGCCAGTCTCGACCAGTACGTCGCGACGTCCGACGAGGCCGGGCTGCAGCTGCACCTGTACGCGAGCGGCCGATACAGCACACAGGTGGACGGTGAGGACTTCGCGATCGAGGTCGCGACCGACTATCCGCACGACGGCACGGTGCGGATCCGTGTCCTCGCGGCGCCGAGCGCCGAGGCCGGGCTGACGCTGCGAGTGCCCGCCTGGGCCGACGGGGCGCGGCTGGAGGATCCGGCAGGGGCCGATGGTCAGGATGCTTCGACGCCGCTCTCCCCTGGTGCCCACACCGTGCGGCGCATCTTCGTCACCGGTGAGGAGCTGGTGCTGGAGCTGCCGATGAGCGCCCGCTTCGTCACGGCGCCGCACCGGGTCGATGCCTCGCGAGGCGCGGTCGCCCTGGAGCGCGGCCCGCTCGTCTACGCGCTCGAGCAGGCGGACCAGGAGGGCGCGCGCACGGTCGACGACGCGCTCGTCGACCCCTCCGCGCCCGTGCGCGAGCAGCGGATCGACGCGCTCGACGGAGTGGTCGCGCTCGACGTGGCGGGCTGGGCCGCTCCCCCGCCGTCGACCGTGAGCGGCGAGGGCGACGTGCCCGCGGTGACGCAGACGTGGCCGTATCGCGCCTGGTCGGGGACGGCCTCCGAGCCGACCCTGCACACCTGGCGGGCGATCCCCTACTACGCGTGGGCGAACCGGGAGATCGGCCCGATGCGCGTGTGGATGCCGCTGCGGGATCGATCGTGA
- a CDS encoding Gfo/Idh/MocA family protein yields MTERRIGIIVNGASGRMGYRQHLVRSLLAIREQGGVELADGTRLVPDLLLVGRNEEKLHTIAERHGLTEWTTDLDAALADDRFEIYFDALVTNLRVANIRKAIAAGKAIFTEKPTAESLDDALALAREAKAAGVVSGVVHDKLYLPGLLKLRRLVEEGFFGRILSVRGEFGYWVFEGDGQSPQRPSWNYRAEDGGGIVADMFPHWNYVIENLFGRIEDVYAQVATHIPERWDEKGERYEATADDSAYGVFRLEGGTVVQMNSSWDVRVDRDELVQFQVDGTLGSAVVGLWGAKIQPRAATPRPTWNPDVPDAHDYRADWHEIPDNAGPDGFDNGFKAQWEDFLAHWAEGRDYPYDLLAGARGVRLAEAGLESSAQGRRIALEPLTEA; encoded by the coding sequence ATGACAGAGCGACGCATCGGCATCATCGTCAACGGCGCGAGCGGCCGCATGGGCTACCGCCAGCACCTCGTGCGGTCCCTGCTGGCGATCCGCGAGCAGGGCGGCGTCGAGCTCGCCGACGGCACCCGCCTCGTGCCCGACCTGCTGCTCGTCGGCCGCAACGAGGAGAAGCTGCACACGATCGCCGAGCGCCACGGCCTGACCGAGTGGACCACCGACCTCGACGCCGCGCTCGCCGACGATCGCTTCGAGATCTACTTCGACGCCCTGGTCACGAACCTGCGGGTCGCGAACATCCGCAAGGCGATCGCCGCTGGCAAGGCGATCTTTACCGAGAAGCCCACGGCCGAATCCCTCGACGACGCCCTCGCGCTCGCCCGGGAGGCGAAGGCCGCGGGCGTGGTCAGCGGCGTCGTCCACGACAAGCTGTACCTGCCCGGCCTTCTCAAGCTGCGCCGCCTCGTCGAGGAGGGCTTCTTCGGGCGCATCCTCTCGGTGCGCGGCGAGTTCGGCTACTGGGTGTTCGAGGGGGACGGGCAGAGCCCGCAGCGCCCCTCTTGGAACTACCGCGCCGAGGACGGCGGCGGCATCGTCGCGGACATGTTCCCCCACTGGAACTACGTCATCGAGAACCTCTTCGGCCGCATCGAGGACGTGTACGCGCAGGTCGCGACCCACATCCCGGAGCGCTGGGACGAGAAGGGCGAGCGCTACGAGGCCACGGCCGACGACTCCGCCTACGGCGTCTTCCGCCTCGAGGGCGGGACGGTCGTGCAGATGAACTCGAGCTGGGACGTGCGCGTGGACCGCGACGAGCTCGTGCAGTTCCAGGTCGACGGGACGCTCGGCAGCGCCGTCGTCGGCCTCTGGGGAGCGAAGATCCAGCCGCGCGCGGCCACCCCGCGCCCCACCTGGAACCCCGACGTGCCCGACGCGCACGACTACCGCGCCGACTGGCACGAGATCCCCGACAACGCCGGGCCCGACGGCTTCGACAACGGCTTCAAGGCCCAGTGGGAGGACTTCCTCGCCCACTGGGCCGAGGGCCGTGACTACCCCTACGACCTGCTCGCCGGCGCCCGCGGCGTGCGCCTGGCCGAGGCGGGCCTCGAGAGCTCCGCGCAGGGCCGGCGCATCGCCCTCGAGCCGCTCACGGAGGCGTGA
- a CDS encoding DUF993 family protein encodes MVEKNPERPARRLALLDEDGRLRTAPLPPSAAFTRPTSPLRSRVVYAASHVVPLAHADNTPGAPAAIDWEATLGFRRTIWSWGLGVADAMDTAQRNMGLDPAATRELITRTADAAREALADPAIAPLFGPDAQVSDLIVAGVSTDHREEAELSLDEIVDAYREQLAATEETGAGAVLMASRHLARAARSAADFEEVYARILERARRPVVLHWLGTAFDPQLAGYFGSSDTAEAADSLLRIIAADPSRIRGVKMSLLDDAAEVAVRERLPEGVLMLTGDDFHFSHLIVGDEDQGGAEERSTSADGGFSHALLGAFAATAPAASAAIQALDAGDAARARAILDDAERLARQVFAAPTYHYKAGVAFLSWLNGHQRAFQMVGGLHSARSLPHLSRIVELAASTGNLEDPALAAERWHAMLRLHGVDPQEVLA; translated from the coding sequence ATGGTGGAGAAGAACCCGGAGCGGCCCGCGCGGCGCCTCGCCCTCCTCGACGAGGACGGCCGACTCAGGACGGCGCCGCTGCCCCCGTCGGCCGCTTTCACCCGTCCCACCTCCCCGCTGCGCTCGCGCGTGGTCTATGCGGCCTCGCACGTGGTCCCGCTCGCCCACGCCGACAACACCCCCGGTGCCCCGGCGGCGATCGACTGGGAGGCGACCCTCGGCTTCCGCCGCACGATCTGGTCCTGGGGCCTCGGCGTCGCCGACGCCATGGACACCGCGCAGCGGAACATGGGACTGGATCCCGCGGCGACCCGGGAGCTCATCACCCGCACCGCCGACGCCGCCCGCGAGGCGCTCGCCGACCCCGCGATCGCCCCGCTGTTCGGTCCGGACGCGCAGGTCAGCGACCTCATCGTCGCCGGTGTCTCGACCGACCACCGGGAGGAGGCGGAGCTCTCGCTCGACGAGATCGTGGACGCCTACCGCGAGCAGCTCGCGGCGACCGAGGAGACCGGCGCCGGTGCCGTGCTGATGGCGAGCCGACACCTGGCACGCGCCGCGCGATCGGCCGCCGACTTCGAGGAGGTCTACGCCCGGATCCTCGAGCGCGCCCGCCGTCCCGTGGTGCTGCACTGGCTCGGCACCGCCTTCGACCCGCAGCTCGCGGGCTACTTCGGCTCCTCCGACACCGCCGAGGCCGCCGACTCCCTGCTGCGCATCATCGCCGCCGACCCCTCGCGGATCCGCGGCGTGAAGATGAGCCTGCTGGACGACGCCGCCGAGGTCGCGGTGCGCGAGCGCCTGCCCGAGGGCGTCCTCATGCTCACCGGCGACGACTTCCACTTCTCCCACCTCATCGTGGGGGACGAGGACCAGGGCGGTGCAGAGGAGCGGAGCACCTCGGCCGACGGGGGCTTCTCCCACGCTCTGCTCGGCGCCTTCGCCGCGACCGCCCCGGCCGCATCGGCGGCGATCCAGGCGCTGGACGCGGGCGACGCCGCCCGTGCACGCGCGATCCTCGACGACGCCGAGCGTCTGGCCCGGCAGGTCTTCGCCGCCCCCACCTACCACTACAAGGCGGGCGTCGCGTTCCTGTCCTGGCTCAACGGCCACCAGCGCGCCTTCCAGATGGTCGGCGGGCTGCACAGCGCGCGCAGCCTCCCGCACCTCTCGCGCATCGTCGAGCTCGCCGCCTCCACCGGGAACCTCGAGGACCCGGCCCTGGCCGCCGAGCGCTGGCACGCGATGCTCCGCCTGCACGGCGTCGACCCCCAGGAGGTCCTCGCATGA
- a CDS encoding sugar phosphate isomerase/epimerase family protein, with protein sequence MNVPRPAPASRPAPVPRLSLNRWSVRTTPVDEVLAACVGGGVGGIGLWRQDVETTGLAELRHRVDDAGLQVTSLCRGGFFTAADPADRRAALEDNRRAIDEAVGLGTDVLVLVVGGLSHEDKDLAAARDRVAENIAQLAPHAEQAGVRLAIEPMHPIFTADRGVVSTTAQALDIAEQVGSDAVGAIVDTYHVWWDPDLAASIARAGASGRLLGYQVCDWILPLAAETLNSRGYMGDGFIDFPAITRMIAETGYTGPIEVEIFHEDVWATPVADAVRTIRERFEQLVLPSA encoded by the coding sequence ATGAACGTCCCGCGCCCCGCACCCGCATCTCGCCCCGCCCCCGTCCCGCGCCTGTCCCTCAACCGCTGGAGCGTGCGCACCACCCCCGTCGACGAGGTGCTCGCGGCATGCGTCGGCGGCGGCGTCGGCGGGATCGGCCTGTGGCGCCAGGACGTCGAGACCACGGGGCTGGCCGAGCTGCGGCACCGGGTCGACGACGCCGGGCTGCAGGTCACGAGCCTGTGCCGCGGCGGATTCTTCACGGCCGCCGACCCTGCCGACCGCCGCGCAGCGCTCGAGGACAACCGTCGCGCGATCGACGAGGCGGTGGGGCTCGGCACCGACGTGCTGGTGCTGGTCGTCGGCGGTCTGAGCCATGAGGACAAGGACCTCGCGGCCGCCCGGGACCGGGTCGCGGAGAACATCGCGCAGCTCGCCCCGCACGCCGAGCAGGCCGGGGTGCGCCTCGCGATCGAGCCCATGCACCCGATCTTCACGGCCGACCGCGGCGTCGTCTCCACCACCGCCCAGGCCCTCGACATCGCCGAGCAGGTGGGCAGCGACGCCGTCGGCGCGATCGTGGACACCTACCACGTGTGGTGGGACCCGGACCTCGCGGCGTCGATCGCCCGCGCGGGCGCGAGCGGACGCCTGCTGGGCTACCAGGTGTGCGACTGGATCCTGCCGCTGGCCGCCGAGACCCTGAACTCCCGCGGGTACATGGGCGACGGCTTCATCGACTTCCCCGCGATCACCCGCATGATCGCGGAGACCGGATACACCGGGCCGATCGAGGTCGAGATCTTCCACGAGGACGTCTGGGCGACCCCCGTCGCCGATGCCGTGCGCACCATCCGCGAGCGCTTCGAGCAGCTGGTCCTGCCCAGCGCCTGA
- a CDS encoding M48 family metallopeptidase → MSYLRALPALLMLILYPVLVIALVVIVVALLVLLIIELQSGRAIVFAVIILLGLLGGIGYAIKELVTRPKPSIEGPSLDRAQAPALWAQVDELAAAVGTPTVDRIHVLPEANAAVTRIGGERIMLIGLPVLGAMSVGQLRSILAHELGHYAGGRYALGSFLLRAQDALITIARNSSGLWGLLFRGYARLYIWAAQLSSREMERAADGFSLRLAGSDAMASAFERLVETELAWGAYWKNFVGPSFAVTGARAPLVEGLQQMLVEEHETIAPIAQQVIAEQKPSWQDSHPLLRERIQRARTHPSPPAQHGDAPALSLLPRDIDPIERTVLSDPDRDLWSWDRMFQRTQAARENRSAADLAHDLVAAGVVPAPTPRAILETQMQVPVGARMLAVPQQRTFDPETIRPEQIQQLLCSTIFRDRMLAAGAMHMQVDFGSDATFTDRSGVVDVPQLIGDGGPEATRRVLAELERRGAALDTPYEVPTSAEAEAIPEDTLLAALTNGSGTGLMPRDLWVLSQGLLIVRSRINGFAMLAGGSREDRQAERVTRRLEQKGLQALRAEKGSIWIPAKSIEEVNVRGGGVRIRVSGRDKELKVKPAQYSATLGDIGEALQRVCPGRLTTGRGRTPLGGA, encoded by the coding sequence ATGTCCTATCTCCGCGCACTCCCCGCGCTGCTCATGCTGATCCTCTATCCGGTCCTCGTGATCGCGCTGGTGGTGATCGTGGTGGCCCTGCTCGTGCTCCTGATCATCGAGCTCCAGTCCGGCCGCGCGATCGTCTTCGCCGTGATCATCCTGCTCGGCCTCCTCGGGGGCATCGGCTACGCGATCAAGGAGCTGGTGACCCGCCCGAAGCCGAGCATCGAGGGCCCCTCGCTGGATCGCGCGCAGGCCCCTGCCCTGTGGGCCCAGGTCGACGAGCTCGCCGCCGCCGTCGGCACCCCCACCGTCGACAGGATCCACGTGCTCCCGGAGGCCAACGCCGCGGTGACCCGGATCGGCGGCGAGCGGATCATGCTGATCGGGCTGCCCGTGCTGGGTGCGATGAGCGTGGGCCAGCTGCGCTCGATCCTCGCGCACGAGCTGGGGCACTACGCGGGAGGCCGGTATGCGCTGGGATCCTTCCTGCTGCGTGCCCAGGACGCCCTGATCACCATCGCGCGCAACTCCTCGGGCCTGTGGGGTCTGCTGTTCCGCGGCTACGCGCGCCTGTACATCTGGGCGGCGCAGCTGAGCTCGAGGGAGATGGAGCGGGCGGCCGACGGCTTCTCGCTGCGGCTGGCGGGGTCCGACGCCATGGCCTCCGCCTTCGAGCGCCTCGTCGAGACCGAACTCGCCTGGGGCGCCTACTGGAAGAACTTCGTCGGCCCGTCCTTCGCCGTCACCGGGGCCCGTGCCCCGCTGGTCGAGGGGCTGCAGCAGATGCTCGTCGAGGAGCACGAGACGATCGCGCCGATCGCACAGCAGGTCATCGCCGAGCAGAAGCCGAGCTGGCAGGACAGCCACCCGCTGCTGCGCGAGCGGATCCAGCGTGCGCGCACGCACCCGTCGCCCCCGGCGCAGCACGGGGACGCACCCGCCCTCAGCCTGCTGCCCCGGGACATCGACCCGATCGAGCGGACCGTGCTCTCCGACCCCGACCGCGACCTGTGGTCCTGGGACCGGATGTTCCAGCGCACGCAGGCGGCCCGCGAGAACCGGAGCGCCGCCGACCTCGCCCATGACCTGGTCGCGGCGGGCGTCGTCCCCGCCCCGACCCCACGGGCGATCCTCGAGACGCAGATGCAGGTGCCGGTCGGCGCCCGCATGCTCGCCGTGCCGCAGCAGCGCACCTTCGACCCCGAGACGATCCGGCCCGAGCAGATCCAGCAGCTGCTGTGCTCCACGATCTTCCGGGATCGGATGCTCGCCGCGGGCGCCATGCACATGCAGGTCGACTTCGGATCCGACGCGACCTTCACGGACCGGAGCGGGGTCGTCGACGTCCCCCAGCTCATCGGCGACGGCGGACCGGAGGCCACGCGCCGCGTCCTCGCCGAGCTCGAGCGCCGCGGCGCCGCCCTCGACACCCCGTACGAGGTGCCGACGTCGGCGGAGGCCGAAGCGATCCCCGAGGACACCCTGCTGGCTGCTCTCACCAACGGCTCCGGCACGGGCCTGATGCCGCGTGACCTGTGGGTCCTCTCCCAGGGCCTGCTCATCGTGCGCAGCCGCATCAACGGCTTCGCGATGCTCGCGGGCGGCAGCCGCGAGGACCGCCAGGCCGAGCGCGTCACCCGGCGCCTCGAGCAGAAGGGCCTGCAGGCCCTGCGCGCGGAGAAGGGCTCGATCTGGATCCCGGCCAAGAGCATCGAGGAGGTCAACGTGCGCGGCGGCGGTGTGCGGATACGCGTGTCCGGGCGCGACAAGGAGCTGAAGGTCAAGCCCGCCCAGTACTCCGCCACGCTCGGCGACATCGGCGAGGCGCTGCAGCGCGTGTGCCCCGGCAGGCTGACCACCGGACGCGGTCGCACACCCCTCGGCGGTGCCTGA
- a CDS encoding LacI family DNA-binding transcriptional regulator, with amino-acid sequence MPAVRLTDVARDAGVSLATASRVLNGSDRVPGKDVAERVQRSAAKLGYVTNAQAQALARSRSGLIGLVVHDISDPYFGEIARQIQIRVFASGTQVLLTQTDRDAETESRAIRALIAQRVDALVIVGSSSYGASSDESLTAMLEGFARNGGLVVGIGQSPGVGRTIDVGDADGARALATALVVEGHRRFAVVGAHGPVPAAAHRTGGFLAGLAEAGLEAELSVEATLDRQGGHELARRVAEHLRGSAGDAGAGAHADTDAGAGVGTGTGTDGSGDVLDGEPSAAPLCVFAPADVMALGAVGELRRQGLRVPQDVAVAGFGGVPAGVDASPTLSTLALPLEQIADTAVAWVLGEAGEDSGAAQAVWTAPGEIALRESTATASR; translated from the coding sequence ATGCCCGCCGTCCGGCTCACCGACGTCGCGCGAGACGCCGGCGTCTCGCTCGCCACCGCCTCGAGGGTCCTCAACGGCTCGGACAGGGTGCCCGGCAAGGACGTCGCCGAGCGCGTGCAGCGCTCGGCGGCGAAGCTCGGGTACGTGACGAACGCGCAGGCCCAGGCGCTCGCCCGCTCCCGCTCCGGTCTCATCGGCCTCGTCGTCCACGACATCTCCGACCCGTACTTCGGGGAGATCGCCCGGCAGATCCAGATCCGGGTCTTCGCCTCGGGCACGCAGGTGCTGCTCACCCAGACCGACCGCGACGCGGAGACCGAGTCGCGCGCGATCCGGGCATTGATCGCCCAGCGCGTGGACGCCCTGGTGATCGTCGGCTCCTCCTCCTACGGCGCCAGCTCCGACGAGAGCCTGACGGCGATGCTCGAGGGATTCGCCCGCAACGGCGGCCTGGTGGTCGGAATCGGCCAGTCGCCGGGCGTGGGCCGCACGATCGACGTCGGGGACGCCGACGGTGCCCGGGCCCTCGCGACCGCGCTGGTCGTGGAGGGGCATCGGCGCTTCGCCGTCGTCGGCGCGCACGGCCCCGTGCCCGCGGCCGCCCACCGCACCGGCGGCTTCCTCGCGGGCCTCGCGGAGGCGGGCCTCGAAGCGGAGCTGAGCGTCGAGGCGACCCTCGACCGCCAGGGCGGGCACGAGCTCGCCCGACGCGTCGCCGAGCATCTGCGCGGGAGCGCCGGGGACGCGGGCGCCGGAGCGCACGCCGACACGGACGCCGGGGCAGGTGTCGGTACTGGCACCGGGACAGATGGCTCCGGCGACGTTCTCGACGGCGAGCCGTCGGCGGCTCCGCTGTGCGTGTTCGCCCCGGCGGACGTCATGGCGCTCGGGGCCGTCGGCGAGCTGCGCCGCCAGGGACTGCGGGTCCCCCAGGACGTGGCCGTCGCCGGGTTCGGCGGGGTCCCCGCCGGCGTGGACGCGAGCCCCACCCTGAGCACCCTCGCCCTCCCCCTCGAGCAGATCGCCGACACCGCCGTGGCCTGGGTGCTCGGGGAGGCCGGCGAGGATTCGGGGGCGGCTCAGGCCGTCTGGACGGCACCCGGGGAGATCGCCCTGCGGGAGAGCACGGCGACCGCGTCTCGCTAG
- a CDS encoding MFS transporter has translation MTEEDAMSMTTPRTAGPETPTGIIERIGLPRPLVWGFVGLLLFMIGDGVESGYISPYLAAHGAGSATNAAIIISFYGLMVTLGSWLAGALSDVWGPRRVMVLGLVIWAVLQVLFLGIALPAASFPLMFAVYGLRGIAYPLFAYGFLVWVLGASPAHRLGSAVGWFYFAFTGGLPTLGSLVASGTEPVIGEYRTLWIALGLVVLGGVIALLGLRGAQGGGRQAAPDVTTGRSLLNSVAIAFTNPRVGLGCLVRVVNTAPQFGLFVFFPTVFADELGFGTAGWLRLVFVLGAANIFANLFFGILSDRLGWHRTLRWFGCVGCAIAVLLFYYLPQQAGAHYWVSVVCAALFGVSLAGFTPISVLMSLMAPGQKGNSIAVLNLGAGAATFVGPLIVAVFLSSLGAAGVTIIFAALYVLAGLSVHLLKVPPEARQIVAEGGTLDEAAGQDQRPS, from the coding sequence ATGACTGAGGAAGACGCCATGTCGATGACGACACCGAGAACCGCAGGGCCGGAGACACCCACCGGCATCATCGAGCGCATCGGGCTGCCTCGCCCCCTGGTCTGGGGGTTCGTGGGCCTGCTCCTGTTCATGATCGGCGACGGCGTCGAGTCGGGATACATCTCGCCCTACCTCGCGGCCCACGGCGCAGGATCAGCCACGAACGCGGCCATCATCATTTCCTTCTACGGCCTCATGGTGACCCTCGGGTCCTGGCTGGCGGGGGCACTCTCGGACGTGTGGGGGCCCCGCCGAGTGATGGTGCTGGGGCTCGTGATCTGGGCCGTTCTCCAGGTGCTCTTCCTGGGCATCGCCCTGCCTGCGGCGAGCTTCCCACTGATGTTCGCGGTGTACGGGCTGCGTGGCATCGCCTACCCGTTGTTCGCCTACGGGTTCCTGGTCTGGGTGCTGGGAGCGAGCCCCGCACACCGCCTGGGCTCTGCCGTCGGATGGTTCTACTTCGCGTTCACCGGAGGGCTGCCCACCTTGGGCTCCCTCGTCGCGAGCGGCACTGAGCCTGTGATCGGCGAATACCGGACGCTGTGGATCGCTCTGGGATTGGTCGTGCTGGGCGGTGTGATCGCTCTGCTCGGACTCCGCGGCGCACAGGGAGGTGGTCGACAGGCGGCTCCGGACGTCACCACGGGTCGGAGCCTTCTCAACAGCGTGGCGATCGCCTTCACGAACCCCCGCGTGGGACTCGGTTGCCTGGTGCGGGTGGTGAATACCGCGCCCCAGTTCGGTCTTTTCGTCTTCTTCCCGACCGTGTTCGCCGACGAGCTCGGATTCGGCACCGCCGGCTGGCTGCGCCTCGTGTTCGTTCTGGGGGCCGCGAACATCTTCGCGAACCTGTTCTTCGGGATCCTCAGTGACCGCCTCGGTTGGCACCGCACGCTGAGGTGGTTCGGGTGCGTCGGCTGCGCGATCGCAGTCCTGCTGTTCTACTACCTGCCCCAGCAGGCCGGTGCTCACTACTGGGTCTCCGTGGTCTGCGCCGCGCTGTTCGGCGTCTCGCTGGCGGGGTTCACTCCGATCTCCGTGCTGATGTCGCTCATGGCTCCGGGGCAGAAGGGCAACTCGATCGCCGTACTGAATCTTGGCGCCGGGGCCGCGACCTTCGTCGGCCCACTGATCGTCGCTGTCTTCCTGTCGTCATTGGGCGCTGCGGGCGTGACCATCATCTTCGCGGCGCTCTACGTGCTCGCCGGGCTCTCGGTGCACCTGCTCAAGGTGCCGCCGGAGGCCCGCCAGATCGTCGCCGAGGGCGGGACCCTCGATGAGGCCGCAGGCCAGGATCAGCGGCCGTCCTGA
- a CDS encoding class II fructose-bisphosphate aldolase gives MPLVSGHDVIAECTSRGLVAGAFNTTNIETTMGIAEAIERTGVPTFIQVAPTNVVLSGYEYIYDMVARRLAECSVPVALHLDHGKNLEAVEGALEARFTSIMIDASETPYEENVTTSAKAREMCGESVSLEAELGSIGGKEDEVGPEHAQGTDPDQVSEFVRATSCDMLAVSVGNVHGYAPDARIDFELLGRVREASPVPLVIHGGSGLPEEQFGRLHEYGVVKVNIASELRNAMIRTFGEAYAADPHEHSLIRVSRTAVENIADVVEHRIRTFNPSAL, from the coding sequence ATGCCCCTGGTCAGCGGACATGACGTCATCGCCGAATGCACTTCGAGGGGGCTCGTCGCCGGCGCCTTCAACACCACCAACATCGAAACCACGATGGGGATCGCGGAAGCGATCGAGCGAACGGGAGTGCCGACGTTCATCCAGGTGGCGCCCACCAACGTCGTGCTCTCCGGTTACGAGTACATCTACGACATGGTGGCCCGTCGACTGGCGGAATGCAGTGTCCCGGTGGCGCTGCACCTGGATCACGGCAAGAACCTCGAAGCCGTCGAGGGAGCGCTCGAGGCACGCTTCACCTCGATCATGATCGACGCGTCAGAGACCCCTTACGAGGAGAACGTGACGACGTCTGCGAAGGCGCGGGAGATGTGCGGCGAGTCCGTCTCGCTCGAAGCGGAGCTCGGAAGCATCGGCGGCAAGGAGGACGAGGTCGGTCCTGAGCACGCGCAGGGGACCGATCCTGATCAGGTGTCCGAGTTCGTCAGGGCCACGAGCTGTGACATGCTCGCCGTCTCCGTGGGCAACGTCCACGGATACGCGCCCGATGCTCGGATCGACTTCGAACTGCTCGGGCGAGTACGCGAGGCGAGCCCCGTCCCGCTCGTGATCCATGGCGGATCCGGCCTCCCGGAGGAGCAGTTCGGGCGCCTCCACGAGTACGGCGTGGTGAAGGTGAACATCGCCAGTGAGCTGCGCAATGCCATGATCCGAACCTTCGGCGAGGCGTACGCGGCCGATCCCCACGAACACTCCCTGATCCGGGTCTCCCGCACTGCCGTGGAGAACATCGCCGACGTCGTCGAGCACCGGATCCGCACGTTCAACCCGTCGGCGCTCTGA